Genomic segment of Synchiropus splendidus isolate RoL2022-P1 chromosome 4, RoL_Sspl_1.0, whole genome shotgun sequence:
cctctgaataacaaccagttcttgatgcccatcctgcggcccATGTGTTTACACCGACAGCAACACAACGGatcgacgcacagattttgacgtcaacaaatttttgttgtcgacgttatcgatgaggtcaactaatcgttgcagtCTAGTGGAAACCAACAAATGCAATTTATTCCTGAAACTCTTAATGATAACTGCTTCTCTGGTTCAGGTGTCTTCTCAGGTCAAGCTGCTAAAAAAGTCCTAAATGACCTTGACTTGAATGTCAATACTCAGAAGAGCCTGACGCCCACAGTACCCAAGAAAATCCCTGGCACAAATACCAGTGCACCTGCTCAGGCCACCAAGATCTTCCATAAAGGTGATGAGCGATACTGGAACATTCTCATAAGGAAACAATTCTTATGTTGCTCGTGAACCATGATGTCTCTTGTGTATTAAGGCCAGCTGAGTCACATCCCCCCATCGACGTGTGGTGTTTGCATGTCCCCATTCAAAGTGGTCACAGAACTTCGTGGGTTCATGTGTGTAAGTTGTATATAATTTCAAGCTCAACGTGTGGTATTAGCCCCTTACAACCAATGCTTCCTCAATCCTCCTTATTCAGCGCTGCAGCCCATCCATACTGCAGAGTCTAAAAGCTCTTCGGATAGTGAAACAGGACCTGTCCAGCAGGGAacgaaagaagaaaaagagctcCAGTGATTCTCGAAGCCGCAGGAGGGTGTCACAGACTCAACTGCAGATTTCAGAAGTGAGTGTCTCTAACTCCTTCATCCCACAAGAACACAGCTGACCCAATATCCATTTAAGCACTTGATACTGAGTGATTGAGCACCCAACAATGGGTTTTGGGCTTACTCACTCCTGAGTTGAGGGTGACTGATATTTTTGGGGGACATTTTTCACTTATCAGCCTTCATCGCTATCAGCCTCCTTGATATCGGTCCCTGCAGATATTTTTTCCAATTGCACCGTCTTGCTTTAAGAATATAGCCTGCCGCTCATTTGTGCCTTTGTCCTAGTGCAAGTGAAATCTATTGCTTTttataaaacctttttttatttttatgtcattATAAGGCTTCCATTCAAAACATACAATTTAGCCTTCTGTGGTTAGGTTgggcatgtttttaaaaaaaaacagttaccaTGAGACAATTTAATGCCATTACCCAGTGCCTAAAGCAGACCGGAAACATGGATCAGCCCAGTGAGGAGGCAAGTTCGCTGCAGAACCAAGAAATGGACCAGGTAAGGTTTAAAACATTTATGCAAAACAATAGTCTGTTTTTATTAAGGCTGCATAACTGTTAATGAACCTGAGATTGTAACATTAATGAAATATAATGTTGCCTTGCTTTGATTTACCGTTTGCTAGTGTGACTGTACGCGAGCTGTTTTATACATGGTCATTGCgtggttatttatttttttaatttgcatcATGACAGACTAAATCTCATATAGCCTGCAGTCACCTCAGTCAGTCGGTCAGCTGACAGTCggtaaaaaaaactgtctttcGTCAACCCTCGCATCAGACCCTGTTGCTGCGTTTTAGATGCATCTGGGAAATCCTCATATTAATCCAGCCGGAGGAAGCCTGTTGGCAGCCCCATAATAATGATGCCCTGAAGCGTGGATTCTGGCTATGAAGTTAAATTAGTTCACAGTCTAAAATTCTGGTTACCTCTGTATTTCTCACTCTCTGGTCAGATGAACCGGAAGTACTTAAGTACTCACGGCGCCCCCAGAGGTTAAATAACTTGATAGTACTTTCTCTCCCCCGCGTGTAAAGCTGCAGAAGTGACAGCATCGGGCTACTGCCTGCATGATGAtcataaaacaaaaccaaaggGGTCACTAAtgtcaatttattttttctaatttGTTACAGATGTCTGGTCATAAAAGTGGACTGAAAAGTGCGGTTTGGGAGCACTTTATAGAACAATCACCAGGAACTGGGTTGTGCAGAGTTTGCGTCTGACAATCAGCCGTTCACCATAGTCAGTGACCTTGGATTTAGACGTCTTATGGATGTTGCTGAACCACGCTATCGTTTAAAGAGTGAGACATTTTATCGCAGTGAAGTAATGCCCTCCATCTGTAGTCAGGTGAAGGAAAAGGTCAAATCCATGCTCACTCCGAAGTTTGCTGGGAATCACTTGTCTTTCTCTACTCACTGTTGGACAGGATCAACTGCATCATTGATGAGTCTTACCTGCCATTTTATCAATGCCAAATGGGACCGGCAGCAACTTGTTTTGAATACAAAAGCCATGGATGGACCTCACACTGGAGAGTACATCAATGAGATGTTCTGGGACGTGCTGGAGGAATGGGGTGTGGATCTGGAACGTGCGACTCTTGTTCTGACAGATGCGGGGTCTAATATGATCAAAGGAATGCGTTTAGCTGAAATGGCAGATTTCAGTTGCTGTTATCGTACATTGCAGGGCGTTGTTAGTGATGGAATTGATAGTCAGACGTCAGTCATGAATGTTATTGCCATGATTGAGACCTGCGTGAAACacttttctctttctgctgtagCCAGGAGACATCTGTCTGAAATACAAAAAGACCTGAACCTTCCTAGTCATGGAATGATTCAATCCACTCCAGCTCGTTGGAATTCGACACTTCACATGTTGGCCAGAGCACTGGAGCAAAAGCGAGCACTGAGCATTTATGCTTCTGAGTATGGGGGGTTTACATCTCTCAGTGCTGACCAGTGGCTGATAGTTTCAAATCTTGTTGAAACACTTAAACCAATAGAGGAAGCAACTCTTCAAATGAGTCACTATGAGAGTTCAGTGTCATGCGTGATCCCCAGTGTTCAGGTTCTGAGGATGATTCTCAAAAATGAGGAGCTGTCCACACTTGGAATTCAGACCATGCGGCAAGTAATGGTGGAGAGCCTCAATCGAAGATATGCCAAAGTGGAGGATGTTCCATATGTGGTACTTGCCTGTTTACTGGACCCTCGATACAAGCATCATGCTTTCACTTTACCGGGCACACTTGCGAAGGCAAGAAACTGGCTAATGGAAGACATACGAGACATGAGAGAGACTTCTACTAGAGAGGTGGAAATCAATGAGCCAAAAGAAGAAATACAGGAGGAGCTAGGAGATTCAGCAGCATCAAGTTGTGCAATACGAGTGGCTCAGCCACCACTAAGAGGACTTGTTGAACAGATGTATGACACTTTacttggaaaacacacacaaactaccTCAACCACTATCACAACACTTGAGGACGAGCTTCATCACTACCTGCAAGAGCCAGTTATAAATCATCACGATGGAAATCCACTGGCTTGGTGGAAGCAAAACTTGAGTAGATTTCCTGTGCTGGCTGAGAGAGCAAGAAAGTACCTGGGCCCTCCTCCTTCATCAGTCCCCAGTGAACGAGCGCTCAGTGTGGTGGAGGCCTTTcatgaaaaaacacaaagacagcTTTTGGGAGAAAATGCAGAAACACTCAGCTTCCTTCACTGTAACTTGGTCTTCCTAAATTGGGATTATTaagtacagacacacacacacacacgtgggaCTTTCTAAAACACAACCAgacattgacatttttgttaATCATTGGTAGATTCATTCCTACTTTTCTCTCTTAATCTGTTGGCTAGGCCGGTGACTGCATTACATGTTAGGGTTATTGCAcgatttttttccaagttagtcAACATTTCTCTGTTCAACTTAGCAATAAAACCATTCTGTATAAGAATGTatactgtgtattttttttctcatggaaGGTTTGCAAACAAATTAATATCTGCACTGTCATTTTTTAGTAACAAAGCCAAATCTGATATCGGCTTAATATCGGTTATCGGCTTTCCTAAGCCACCAGATATTAATATTGGTATCGTCCCAAAAAAAGTATATTGGTTGACTCCTACTTCTGACCTTTAATGTACCCTCTCTTTTGTCTCTTGCAGTCCAGCGTGTCCCCTGTTCTCAAGTCTGTCAAGATACCTGATGCAGCCCCTTCAGAACCAGTGATTGGTGCAGACCCAGGCTCTCCCATACATCTCCTCGAAGACTTGCACGATCTCCCTCCCCTGCCTGAAGGCAAACTCGTAGCCACAGTGGACGATTTTTATTACAATGCTAATGGTGGCCCAACAACTGATGTTCAATCGCAGTACAAAGGAACATACAAGTGCATCCTCTGTTTCCAAAGGTTGTCCAGCAACATTGAGTGAGTCACGCATTAACTTTGTGTACTTCATAGTTAATTgatcagatttttaaaaaatgttctcaGGATTTAGTGATCACTAGATCAGTGTCTCTATCATTCCTAATAAAATGTTATCAAAGGTAAGCTTATTTCAAAAGTGTGTATTAAGCTGTTTGTAGACCTTACGGTTCCCTTGGTGCCCTGGTGTCGGCTCGTAGTTTTAAATAGGTGGGGGACGCCTGAACTGAAGCTTCCATCTGATGGAGGTTAGATGAGAATATTGGATTAATCTAATATTAAAGATGGAAACTACAGTAACATTATAATGAATTATTTCCCCGTTTCCCATAGCTACTAATATAATACGTCCCATTATGCAAGTCCCTGTACAGAGGAgaacctttttttaaatacagttatTCATGATGGAGGCAATTtgattaagttttttttttattgtccatGTAATTGTGTTAAGTGTGGGGAATGctgaagaaaacacttcttttgTGTCTTTGGTTGCAGGCTAATGTCTCATATGAAAACACATGCCACCGGGTCGTCATTATCAAAAGCTGTTCCATCGTGTCCTCACTGTTTGCGGTTATTTAAGACACCATTCAAGTTACAGTGTCATCTGAAGGACGTTCACTGGAACCATCCGAACCCAGGTTTGTCTTCTCTCATagtatatgatcatttcatgtttgttttgtttttatttggtttaaGAATCTTTTCAAGTTTCATGTCATGTTATCCACCAAAACCAGAAATAGACACTTCTTCAGCCACGTGTTACCAAAAAGGTTTCAGTAATGAAGTGATGTTTTTACTTGTTTGACATGGAAAAAGTGTATTAACAGAAGGTTATTTTCTCCTCAGTGAAGTGTAAGATCTGTGAACTGGTGTTTGACAGTGAACAAAAATTCCTGGTTCACATGAAGAACACACATGAACCAGGAGAGATGCCCTACATCTGCCAGGTCTCCTAACTCACATGTGATGGTAAATCTGATGGTTCCTATGTCTCTAACTTTTTTATTGTATGGTTTGCTGCAGGTGTGTAACTTCAGGTCATCGTTCTTCTCAGATGTCTGGTTCCATTTCGAAGAGTTTCACGCCAAGACCAAGCACCTGCTGTGTCAGTACTGTCTGAGAGTCCTGCACAATGGCTCCTGCTACCAGCGGCACTTCATCAGACACCAGGTACAAACTCCAAAATCACTCTTCTTGATGGGAAGTACTGGGACTAATATAGATGTGTTTGAAACTGTATCAATGATGCAAGGCTTtttatgatttctttttttctcttagtTTAATGACTATGAATATGACCTTTATGCTATGCTTTCATGCACACACTATCTTCATCAACATAAGGTGGTGTGTTCAAAGAAGTtgtaatttttttgttgtgcattcAAGTAAGAGGTTGTTGGTCTCTTTTAATGTAGTTTGAATTTGGCTTTCCAGTTTAAGGTCAAACCAGGTTAGTTCTAAGTTGCATTTTACTTAAGCTATCAATGTATGGAAGCTTTGTGTTAAAATCTATTTGCTTTGCATTTGGGTGTGTTATGTTTACTTcgaaatgtaatatttttggTTTGTTAATCTCCAGAAAAAAGCCCTGTTGAGCTGCGATCAGTGTCGTCTTCACTTCCTCTACGTGAAGGACAGGAGTGCTCACAAACTGGTTCACCACAGCACCCATGTCAAACCCACCCATTTGGCCAGACTCAGACCAGGAACAAAGGTATGTGCATACATGAGCTAGACCGGAGACCTGCCTGTGACATGAGGAAAACAATGGTTGTGGAGTTCACACAGAAAATGAGACGACATCATCAAACCCATTTCTTTGAATTGGGGATTATTTGTGGTTTGAAACTGAATGACAATATATTGAATGCATCTCTATGTGCAGGTGAGTGTCAGGGTGTACTCCAGGGAGGCAGGAACGGTCAAGTCAGTCCaggatcagtcagaggtcggtgTCAAACAAAATCTTACTAAATCAAAACCAGTGAGTCAATGTCATATTTCTCTAACTTCtcttcttttgtttcattttagggCATTTATGTAGAGGAAAAAGTGTCCATCCCAGAAGATACAAAGAGCAATAAAGAATGCCAGCTAAAATGTCTTCCGTTCAACGTGGAGATGGAAAGGTAAAATGACCCCCCCCATATCTCCCTTCCATCTTGCTCGGCAACATTTCCCATATCTATCCCCTTTAGCCATGGCTTCTCTCAGTATGTTATTGAGGCTGGCCTTAATACAGGCTATTCTTCATTCACCGCATAATGATATTGGTGAATTAGGGTGGACTATCATGGCTCAACCATGATGTTCTTTTGTATTCCAGTTCTGTCAGGAAGGATGCCGTCATATACAGCTAGATATGAAGCCATTGAGAGAAATACAGTGGTGAACTGGAAGAAGCCATTTAAAGAGTGTGTCCAGTTAGCTGAACAATCTCTATTTCTTTATCTCCTCGTTTAGCGACAATGACTTGGGTCCACCTCATTGCTGTGTCGAGTGTCTGAACAGTATTCAGGACTTCAACTCTCATTTCCCATCAGTGGTCCGCTGCTCGTTGTGCAGCTTCAGTACATGCTGCTCCAGAGCATACGCTAACCACATGATAAAGTAAGTGTTCCCCAGGAGTCTGACATCAGAGGCTGGTGATGGTGGTGCACTGACATGGTGCTCTTGTTGTGTCAATGCAGCAACCATACCAACACCAAAAGAAGGTCTCAGTACTGCACCATATTCCAGTCCCCACCGAGGTACGTGAATTTGTCCTGCCCTTCACTATTCCAGTGTTCATTTAAATCAGCAAACCTATAAGTTGTGTATGTTTTTTAGGCTTAGAAAAAAGTTGTCATGTGGAATTTGCTCTTTTCAATCCTGGAGAGGCGATGTGATGGCAAACCACCTGCTGGAGGAACAGGAGCACTACTGCGTGACAACCTCAGGTAACGCACTGAAGCAGACAGTTCACCAGTACCTGGAAATCCAGTGTGTTTTCTCAGTAGAGAATACTGACAATATGGCTCATCATGGCGTGAAACCAAGAGAATTGAGTTGCCACCAGATCAGCTCTGGCTGTGCATCTTTAGTGGAGCTGAAAAACAGATGAGAGGAGGCTTGAGTGtggcattaaaataaaacatcagttAATTTGAATGctttatgtttttaatatttattttaattgattttAGTTTGAGTCTATCTTTTTGAATATAGTAGGCATAAGACAAgagatttttctctttttttccaacatAAAAGCAGAGAACCAGATGTCTGTTTCAGTGAACTGAGGAAATCCTCAACCAACAGATGGCAGCCATAGCTCCTGATTGCTGCACTCTCTAACTGCAGCGTCCTCAAGGAGTAAAGTATAACTGATTATTTGAGCTGGTTGTTTTCAACATATGTGGAGAAGTGTCGCGGAAtgaatgtgtaaataaatgCCATCCCGTACAGTGAAATGAAAGCTCTCAGGACCCATAGACCAGTCTTGATTAAATTATTTCTTGTCTGAAACTGAATTTTTATGAACCACCGCAGGGGAAAAAATTAGATGGGGAAAGATGCATTTTCAAGTGGACcaggtttgtttgtgttaaCACATAAAAATGCTTCACTTTTCCATAAAAGCGTTCATGAAAATGATTCACTTTTCAGAGTGGAGTGTTGATGAGCAACAGAAGCTGACTGAAACGGAGGGTCACCTGGCTGCCAGGTAAATCGCTATCTTCACTGATAAAGGAGCCACATTTCTCATAGTAAACCAACTTATTGTACTTATTTTTATCAAACTATAGGAAACGAACATGCCACTGCCATAATAAAACATGTGCTTCCTTGATTTCGGACGAGTTGATTCATACCTCTCCCGTTTTTGTGCACACACTCAATCGCTCTGGCAAGCGCCACTATTtagttagcatttagcattgctAGGGCTTTCATTAGAATCCAAAACTTGGTGACGTTAGAAACGACCAGCCATCTCTCACTCTCACGTCCATCAATAGACTACCAGTACTCGAGTGGAGTTGAGGAAGCATCAGGTTTTGCCGTCGTGTTTCGCAGATTTCCATCTCACCCCAAACTGCAGAAAGTTTGGTTAGCTGCCTTGAACATGGATGCAACAACACTTGTGAAGATTCTGAAGAAATGGCGGGTTTACTCCAAACACTGAGCAACGATGTGTAATGTTAGCGTCTCCAAATGGGATTCTCTGTAACACAAGCCGTGCCTTGACTAAGTGTTCATTTTAGTATCACTGAGAAATCTCTTTTCACCATGGAGATCTGCTCACAACTTGCCCCTCCCCTCTGCTCATGCAGTTGAGAAAATGGGAGCTACGAGAAAAGTGTCCTTGAGCAACGGATAAAAGTTCCCAAAAGACAATCAGTGTCATGGACATATTTCGGATTCCAAAAAGGTCATGTCATTCTTCAGTGCCTCGAGAAATGATTTTGGTTCATGAGGTCAAAGCGACAACCCAAATACACTTCATTGGACAATTGATCATTCAAGATGAATCCTGAAAATCGCATGATCGAATGCACGCAGGAAGACGAGAGAGAGATATGTGTCCACGTCTCAGATCAGGGAAGATCATATTTCATCATGGAATGGCAGCAACGTGACTCTGGGAAAATGCGTGCAGACATCATTCACCTTTCTTTATGAAAGATCAAATGGTGCATGGTCTTATTTCTCACATGGATTACAGCTTAAAATGTATGTGGTTGAAACAAGCTCTGATTTACCCTGGTGTGATCTCGTCCACTGCCAGGGTTTGTTGGTCTTTTTAAAGGCATCAAGTATCACACAATCTGGCCCTCCTTGTGTGACCACTCTGCTTCAGTCGAAATTGAAAACTCAGTCTTCATATGTGAGAAGGTTGaattcttcttttattatgGAAATGCGTTTCTCCATCAGCACTGACAAGTCACCGTGTCGAGGTTCCTTCGTTCCCATTGAACTGGTTTCTCCTGATCAGACATCCTCTGAGCTGTCAGTTACCATCCGCTCATCCCTGTCCTTCACCTGCCGCCCCGCCATGACCATCAAGTTCAGAGACGTTCAGAAGCCTTGGAGCATCCAGGTGCGTTCACCTCATCACGTGGGACAACATGGACGCCATGCTGGTGTTGACTTCAGTGCTGGTCTTTCCACAGAGAAACGTTGCTGACACTCCTCCTTCCGCTCCCAACATTCAGCTGAGGTATCGCGAATCTGTGCTGCTCTTCTCACTCCTTAACGGCGTCCCTCGGGCGGCCCGTCTCTTTAATCGGCGTCCGGTTGAGATCTGGGAATGGACTTccgagaggaagaagaagttgGCTTCATGTGAGTGGCAGTGGAACTCGGAGAAGCTGGTGGTGTGGCTTCTGAGTCGgtgggagcagcagctgcatgtCAGCCAAAACCTGCTCCTGGATGAGGCCATGAAGATTCTAGGGGAGAGCAATGTCATGATTGATCGCTTCAGTTGGGCGGTGGACTTCTTGCTGTACCATCGCTTCCATCTCCACAACAACAGAAAGTGCCTCTTGCCCCAAAACGTCCGCAATCAGGGTCAAAATTTAGTTCGGTCTCTTTGTGCAAAGGTCAGAACCAGCTCGAACCTCCCAGTGTTTTTATTGCTCACCCTCAGTTTAATCAGTGCAACTGTGTTCCGTGGCAGGTCCAGAAAGGTGATCTGACTCCCCGCTCCGTGGGCTTCATGGATGAACTCCCCATCTTCATCCACATGGAAGGCTGGACCTGCAGCCTGTCCAACTTCCACTTGTTGGGGCTGCCCGGAGAGTTGCCTCTGTTTGAGGTCGTGGTGTCCGGACTGGCCGACGGGACCTTTCTCACACCGCTGCTTTTGTTCAAAGGCAAACACAATGTTCTTCCTGAAGGGTTCCCCAGCAATGTCTTTCTGCAAGCTCAGCCTCAGGGATTCATGGACGAGGACCGCCTCAGCCTCTGGACCGACAAGGTAGGCTTGTCCTCCGCTCCGAGTGATTCCACTCCTCAACTTTCCTGTGTCCCTCTGCAGGTGTGGCGACGTCATGCAGAAGCCAACCCTCAGTCTCTGCTCTTACTGGACGTTCACTACGGTCACCTGATGGGCAAATTCCACAGCAGACTGTCTGACATGTCGACAGAGTTGGTCTTCCTCCCTCCGTCCTGCAGCTCCCTGGTGCAGCCCCTGGATGTCTGTGTGATGCCAGTGCTCCGTCACTTTCTGCAGGTGCCACCTGTGATGATGGTCTACCATGCAGTTGTCCCTTTGGTTCTGATCACCGCTTCTTTCAGGCCCGTTGGACTCAGTTGGAGTCTCAGGGGGGACTTGAGAGTCTCAGCCTGGACCAGCTGGCTCAGACCATGACATGCTGGCTCAGCGAAGTCACGTCGATCCTCCGAGCACAGACGCACTTCCTATCCAGGTCGGTTTTCCCATATTTTCCATGATGATGGTTTTAATTTTGAACGGTTGTGGCTCATGCAGTGGCACTCACTAGTTAGTCTGTTTACGTGTGCGACGTGGGGACTCTAGAGTCTCCTCCCTGGGATTTTCAAGACCCCTAAGCTGATTTGTAGCAGTGGGGCAGAGGCTGCTTTTGAAGCCCTGTTATGATAGAAACGTGGGTTATATAAGACACGGATGTGGTCATCTTCACAACACCGCCATCAGAGTAGGAACTTTTAGCATTGGTGCTGACTCTCTGGAGACATTGTTGTTACCACCCTCACCTCGTCACACAGCTGCAGACACCCGTGCTGCGGTCTGAGTCCAGACGCGCTGTGTGCTTGTTGGAGATGCAAATAAATGAGTGTAAATGAGTGTctgcataagaacaatcgctgTAGCTGCAGCAGTGGATAAATTAAGCGCCCCTTTTTGTCCTCTTCAAGGTGTTGCAGCCAAGACTCAAACCAAACTGATGACAAAATACAGAAGCATGACTTCATTCATGTagacttggtcttggtctcgccccagTCTCTGAAACTTTTGGTTCTGGACTTGGTCTCGGGTCAGTTAGTCTCAACGACAACACTACATTCACAGTCCCGCCCATGAACTTCCACCTCATGGggacgaataaaaaaatatgtacgTGAGTCAATGCTGAGATGAAAGATATTTTctagcttgaaatatgccatagatctcacatatgatgtctgAGAATTTCaaagatacattctaatgcCACAAGAGCAGTGCTTTTCCACCAGCACcaaagttactttaggttttggGTGATATGGAGTATTGAACTACAGAGCTCTGCGCAGCAGGCGGGACAAGCTCTAGTGAGTCACGGTAAGTGTTtgatgtcagctaatgtttatataatagtttagtacctttagcatctgccttagcaCCAGAGCAGTtggattctgctgtgatgtcatacaTGCCACGCTTGATTTGTAGTCCCAATAATTACGTGTTTTCATATGCAAATAAATTATACAGTTTGCAATCGCACCGTTTTAACAGTGGGGGGAGCCAGAAACAAGCGTTTTCGGTTTTGCTTGAAGTGAGTCAAGTCTGGTCAGTCAGTGGTTTAGTTGGTAACCGTATCCTGTCTGCTGTTCTGATGATGTGACGTGGTCTGGTTCTCTCTCTCGCAGGTCGTTTGCTGAGGTGTGTCAGCTGCAGCCCGACACTGACTCGGAGGAGGTTGCCCAGCTGCTCCAGACTCTGACAGACACTCTGTGTCAGGAAACGGCTTCAGCTGCAGGTCCAGCTGGTGGTGATGCAGCCGCCCTGCGCTAGTCCGTGCAGTTGCTCTGGATGTGTTCCTGAATGCCACATTGGTTTGATAGTCCAGCTACAGTTAGGCTCAGTGAGACTAATAAACTGGTTTTGTAATAAAAGCAACAACTATGTCGGCTTGCGTTTGTAGTGGAAGGGAGTCCTCGGTTTGGACCCCGGCTGACTGGGATGAGTGTCGGAGCGTGACGGAAATGTGACAACGGGAGGctccacgctgctgctgctgactgtcGCACACAGCAGCGTGTGTCCAGGGCCTCGGGCCATCGGTCGTATTTCTGGTTCTGGTGTCAGCGTGTGAGCGACAGGTGTCAATGTGATCCGAGCAAAGCGACAGGTCTGGTTGAGACTCACTGGAGTCCAGCAGGAAGGTCTGATCTGTCTGCACGGAAACAGCAGAATTTCCCTCCAAATGTTTCTGTTATAGCCGTACATTCGATCGTCATCTGGGTGAGTTGGCTGAGCTGATTTTTCACAATAGCGAAGTCTGATCTCACTGATGAAGGTCATCAACTGACCCTCTTTAATATACTTTTTTCTCAACTTAATCTCACCATGTTGCAGATGAAAGTCATGCGTCACTACTGTTCCCAGTAGTTTGGCATTATCTTCTTAAAGGGCCAGCGCTCGGTGCCGGcggtgtgtcatgtgacttaggTGTGTTTGATGTGGCACCTTCAGAGAGTCTGCTCCGGGCTGATAACACTTGGGTTCGGAATGACTTTTCATTTCAGATCGCCGGTTGAAGGTCAGGAGAAACATCTGCAGAGaaacaggcttttattttgtgctttgGTCCTGCGTAGACCTGAAGGGACGGATTCTAAAGGTTAGGTGTCATAGACTCTCACGACACTTAAATTCATCGTCACCACCATCTTGGAAACTGCTGAAGCAGATGCCTTGTTGAGACTAACCTTGACTAACCTTCACTCACCTTAGTTTGGCCTTGgtcagcagatggcgctgtagTCTGAGGTCGCCACTCGGTGTAGTGATATGAGGAAACCAATTGTACAGGTGGAACCTTCACAACTGGTTTACTTCCACCTGATGGAGCGTGGTGGCTCGAGGTCCATCTCAGCTACAAGGCGT
This window contains:
- the pogza gene encoding pogo transposable element with ZNF domain isoform X2; its protein translation is MQSNEKMMETAPCDALQGEEELSDFKEVRTIRLPCQPVDINHARTFPVQLPGMPLGFTINGQMVQLHAGGTTEFKLNSNPPGSATGFTNVQYINKNVIINEETPEEEMVPVISGVFSGQAAKKVLNDLDLNVNTQKSLTPTVPKKIPGTNTSAPAQATKIFHKGQLSHIPPSTCGVCMSPFKVVTELRGFMCRCSPSILQSLKALRIVKQDLSSRERKKKKSSSDSRSRRRVSQTQLQISECLKQTGNMDQPSEEASSLQNQEMDQSSVSPVLKSVKIPDAAPSEPVIGADPGSPIHLLEDLHDLPPLPEGKLVATVDDFYYNANGGPTTDVQSQYKGTYKCILCFQRLSSNIELMSHMKTHATGSSLSKAVPSCPHCLRLFKTPFKLQCHLKDVHWNHPNPVKCKICELVFDSEQKFLVHMKNTHEPGEMPYICQVCNFRSSFFSDVWFHFEEFHAKTKHLLCQYCLRVLHNGSCYQRHFIRHQKKALLSCDQCRLHFLYVKDRSAHKLVHHSTHVKPTHLARLRPGTKVSVRVYSREAGTVKSVQDQSEGIYVEEKVSIPEDTKSNKECQLKCLPFNVEMESDNDLGPPHCCVECLNSIQDFNSHFPSVVRCSLCSFSTCCSRAYANHMINNHTNTKRRSQYCTIFQSPPRLRKKLSCGICSFQSWRGDVMANHLLEEQEHYCVTTSEWSVDEQQKLTETEGHLAASTDKSPCRGSFVPIELVSPDQTSSELSVTIRSSLSFTCRPAMTIKFRDVQKPWSIQRNVADTPPSAPNIQLRYRESVLLFSLLNGVPRAARLFNRRPVEIWEWTSERKKKLASCEWQWNSEKLVVWLLSRWEQQLHVSQNLLLDEAMKILGESNVMIDRFSWAVDFLLYHRFHLHNNRKCLLPQNVRNQGQNLVRSLCAKVQKGDLTPRSVGFMDELPIFIHMEGWTCSLSNFHLLGLPGELPLFEVVVSGLADGTFLTPLLLFKGKHNVLPEGFPSNVFLQAQPQGFMDEDRLSLWTDKVWRRHAEANPQSLLLLDVHYGHLMGKFHSRLSDMSTELVFLPPSCSSLVQPLDVCVMPVLRHFLQARWTQLESQGGLESLSLDQLAQTMTCWLSEVTSILRAQTHFLSRSFAEVCQLQPDTDSEEVAQLLQTLTDTLCQETASAAGPAGGDAAALR
- the pogza gene encoding pogo transposable element with ZNF domain isoform X4; the encoded protein is MQSNEKMMETAPCDALQGEEELSDFKEVRTIRLPCQPVDINHARTFPVQLPGMPLGFTINGQMVQLHAGGTTEFKLNSNPPGSATGFTNVQYINKNVIINEETPEEEMVPVISGVFSGQAAKKVLNDLDLNVNTQKSLTPTVPKKIPGTNTSAPAQATKIFHKGQLSHIPPSTCGVCMSPFKVVTELRGFMCRCSPSILQSLKALRIVKQDLSSRERKKKKSSSDSRSRRRVSQTQLQISESSVSPVLKSVKIPDAAPSEPVIGADPGSPIHLLEDLHDLPPLPEGKLVATVDDFYYNANGGPTTDVQSQYKGTYKCILCFQRLSSNIELMSHMKTHATGSSLSKAVPSCPHCLRLFKTPFKLQCHLKDVHWNHPNPVKCKICELVFDSEQKFLVHMKNTHEPGEMPYICQVCNFRSSFFSDVWFHFEEFHAKTKHLLCQYCLRVLHNGSCYQRHFIRHQKKALLSCDQCRLHFLYVKDRSAHKLVHHSTHVKPTHLARLRPGTKVSVRVYSREAGTVKSVQDQSEGIYVEEKVSIPEDTKSNKECQLKCLPFNVEMESDNDLGPPHCCVECLNSIQDFNSHFPSVVRCSLCSFSTCCSRAYANHMINNHTNTKRRSQYCTIFQSPPRLRKKLSCGICSFQSWRGDVMANHLLEEQEHYCVTTSEWSVDEQQKLTETEGHLAASTDKSPCRGSFVPIELVSPDQTSSELSVTIRSSLSFTCRPAMTIKFRDVQKPWSIQRNVADTPPSAPNIQLRYRESVLLFSLLNGVPRAARLFNRRPVEIWEWTSERKKKLASCEWQWNSEKLVVWLLSRWEQQLHVSQNLLLDEAMKILGESNVMIDRFSWAVDFLLYHRFHLHNNRKCLLPQNVRNQGQNLVRSLCAKVQKGDLTPRSVGFMDELPIFIHMEGWTCSLSNFHLLGLPGELPLFEVVVSGLADGTFLTPLLLFKGKHNVLPEGFPSNVFLQAQPQGFMDEDRLSLWTDKVWRRHAEANPQSLLLLDVHYGHLMGKFHSRLSDMSTELVFLPPSCSSLVQPLDVCVMPVLRHFLQARWTQLESQGGLESLSLDQLAQTMTCWLSEVTSILRAQTHFLSRSFAEVCQLQPDTDSEEVAQLLQTLTDTLCQETASAAGPAGGDAAALR